ATTTACATAATTTATTAACAGTCTGCACAAGGCTACATTAAACTTACACATAATGAATTAGAGCTTCACTTCCGCTTTAGATAACAACCATACAACCGCAAATGCCTCAATAAAGTTGAGGAGTTTGTAACGATGCCAACACAGTTAGACGATAGAAGGCAACTTGAGACCGTTGCAAAATTCCCAAAATGGGGGAAAAGTATTTCCCAATTAATACCGAGTAGCAGCCTAAAATATAATAATGATGAGATTACCACGTCGCTATCGCTCCTCGTAATGACGGATAGGTACGCCCACGCACAGCCCACGTCGCTATCGCTCCTCGTAATGACGGATAGGTACGCCCACGCACAGCCCACGCCGTCATTGCGAACCACCGCAGGGGGTGTGGCAATCTCATCCTTTTTCTATAACATTTTGTTATATTTTTGAACTCAACTTTGGTGTTATAATATTTTTGCAACGGTCTCAAAATTGGTATTACCAGTCTTTTGTAACCTTTGGGTAGCCGCCTTTTTTCTCATCAGCCAAAGCACGTGGCAAACTGTCGTTTTCAAGGCCGTTTAGAAGTGTCTTAGCCTCTTCTTTTGACATTTGACGAGGTTGTTTACCCTTTTCACCCTGCTTATTGTCCTTGTCTTCAGACTTATTTTCCTGAGGTGATTTTGAGGCGTCATTTTTATCCTGTTTCTCATCGGATTTATCCTGTTGCTGCTGGTCTTTTTTGTCGTCTTGTTTGTTTTCGTCTTTATCTTTTTTATCTTTATCGCTCTTATCGTCTTTTTTGTCTTGATCCTTCTTATCATTTTTCTTGTCGTCTTTTTTAGTCTGCTGTTTTTGTTCTTTTAATTGACGGATTTTTTTAGTTACGAGTTCATAATTATATCTGGCATCCTTCTCTTTGTCGTCAAGTTCCAGTGCCCGTTTGTAATATTGCAGTGCCTCCTCATACGATGATATTGCCTCTGAGGGATTGGTTTTCTCTGTAGATTTTCCCATCATATAGTGGGTGTTACCAACGTTATAGTTAGAGCGCATCTCTAAGGATTTGTTTTTGCTTGTCAGCGATTTTGTAAAATGGTTTAACGCCTTCTGATAGTCGCCCTTTTTGTAATAAGCCGTGCCAGCATTATAATTGATAACGTCTGAGTCCGGAGTTTTTTTAAGTGCATCGTCATATTTCTTGATTGCCTCATCGTATTTACCACTTTTGTTAAGCGCATTGCCCTCTGATGCCGGATTATCAAAAATGGCTGCATTTGCAACAATAGGCATCATAATTAAAATTGCCGCCAAAACCGCTGCTTTAATTTTTGCGTTTTTCACGAATTCCTCTATTAATCAATGCCTCTATTATTAGCAAAATCAAAGCTGCGGCAAGCGGATACTGGAATTTCTCATTGTAACGCCTTTCCATTTTATCCTCTGTCGCAAAATTTTTACCGCTCGCGATTTTTTCCTCATAGATGAGATCAAGTCCAAGATCAGCACCGGTTGCCTTTATATAGGCTCCTCCTGTGGCAAGTGCAATTTTTTCAAGCGTGCCCTCATCCAGCCGGGACTTTACAATGTTGCCGTTTTCGTCTTTTAAGAAACTTACTCCGCCTTTTTCATCGGTTATCTGAATCAGTTCACCTTCTGCGGTTCCAATCCCTACCGCATATATTTTAATCCCTGCGGCTTTTGCCCTCTCGGCAGCCTCTACTGTACCGCCCTCAAGGTCCTCGCCATCGGTTATCAAAATCAGTGATTTCATTTTTGTGCTCTTTTCCTCACCGCTTATGCTGTAAACCTTTATCGCCTCGTCAATTGCGCTTGCAATGTCAGTGCCTCCAACAGGAACAGATTTCACATTGAGGTCGTTTAAGGCAAGCAAAAACCCGTTATAATCGGCCGTAAGCGGAGCAAACAGAAACGCACGACCTGCAAATCCGATAAGCCCCACACGATCGCCTTTTAGTTTTTTAAGCAAACCCTCAACGGCAAGCTTTGAGCGCAGCAGCCTGTTGGGTTTGACATCGGCAGCAAGCATACTTTTTGAGACATCAACTGCTATCAACACATCTGAGCCCCCTCGTTTTACCCCCTCCAGATGAAAACCAAACTGCGGCCTCATCAGTGCAACTATACAAAGAAAAATGGAAATTATAATCAGAATAGCTTTTACATAAACCCGCCTGTAACTTAATCCCTGGGTTATATCTTTTAGCAGCTCAGACGTAGCAAAGCCGTTAAGTGCCCTCTTTCTGCTTTTAAATGCAAGCGCATAAAATATCGCCACAACAACAACGCCCCACAACAGATGCACTAACTGATAATTTCCAAATCTCATGGCATTGTCCTTAAAAATGTATTTTTTAACAATACCTCAAGCAATAACAAAAAAAGCGCCGGTATCAGAAAAAAGTGAAAATACTCCTTATAGTCAAAAAACCTCTTCTCTTCAAAACTGGTTTTTTCGAGTTTATCTATTTCGGTATAGATTTTCTTA
The Nitrospirota bacterium genome window above contains:
- a CDS encoding tetratricopeptide repeat protein, whose translation is MKNAKIKAAVLAAILIMMPIVANAAIFDNPASEGNALNKSGKYDEAIKKYDDALKKTPDSDVINYNAGTAYYKKGDYQKALNHFTKSLTSKNKSLEMRSNYNVGNTHYMMGKSTEKTNPSEAISSYEEALQYYKRALELDDKEKDARYNYELVTKKIRQLKEQKQQTKKDDKKNDKKDQDKKDDKSDKDKKDKDENKQDDKKDQQQQDKSDEKQDKNDASKSPQENKSEDKDNKQGEKGKQPRQMSKEEAKTLLNGLENDSLPRALADEKKGGYPKVTKDW
- a CDS encoding VWA domain-containing protein — translated: MRFGNYQLVHLLWGVVVVAIFYALAFKSRKRALNGFATSELLKDITQGLSYRRVYVKAILIIISIFLCIVALMRPQFGFHLEGVKRGGSDVLIAVDVSKSMLAADVKPNRLLRSKLAVEGLLKKLKGDRVGLIGFAGRAFLFAPLTADYNGFLLALNDLNVKSVPVGGTDIASAIDEAIKVYSISGEEKSTKMKSLILITDGEDLEGGTVEAAERAKAAGIKIYAVGIGTAEGELIQITDEKGGVSFLKDENGNIVKSRLDEGTLEKIALATGGAYIKATGADLGLDLIYEEKIASGKNFATEDKMERRYNEKFQYPLAAALILLIIEALINRGIREKRKN